A window of Paenibacillus polygoni contains these coding sequences:
- a CDS encoding NAD(P)-dependent alcohol dehydrogenase has product MVQTSYGSPEVYVLQETEKPTPGDKEILIRIQAAKVGPSDCAFRKGNPFMIKLLYGLSRPKFKVGGTELAGVIEKVGKEVKHFRPGDRVLGMSVKNFGAYAEYKCLSEDCPLAVIPDNVTFDEAVAVCDGGATALTFLRDKSHVREGQKVLIYGASGAVGIYAVQLAKYFGAEVTGICSGMNEELVRKAGSDFVIDYTKNDFTKGDKVYDVIFDAVGKSSFSACKHMLTDKGKYLTTAPKLSTVMQMMWTSLFKGKRAVFATAGLMQNKANLKFLMDLTCNGTLNAVIDRRYPLERLPDAHRYVETERKKGNVIIQI; this is encoded by the coding sequence ATGGTTCAAACTTCGTATGGATCACCTGAAGTATATGTTTTGCAAGAAACCGAAAAACCGACGCCTGGAGACAAAGAAATCCTCATACGTATTCAAGCTGCTAAAGTTGGGCCGTCGGACTGTGCTTTTCGTAAAGGAAATCCGTTTATGATTAAACTGTTATATGGGCTATCCAGGCCAAAATTTAAAGTAGGCGGAACCGAATTAGCTGGAGTGATTGAAAAGGTCGGTAAGGAAGTGAAACATTTCAGGCCAGGAGATCGCGTGTTAGGAATGAGCGTCAAAAACTTCGGTGCTTATGCCGAATATAAGTGCCTTTCCGAAGACTGCCCTCTTGCTGTTATTCCAGATAACGTCACTTTTGATGAAGCCGTGGCTGTCTGTGACGGAGGTGCTACCGCATTGACGTTTTTACGGGATAAGTCTCATGTACGGGAAGGACAGAAAGTGCTGATTTATGGCGCGTCAGGTGCCGTCGGTATTTACGCTGTGCAATTGGCTAAGTACTTTGGCGCTGAAGTAACGGGTATTTGCTCAGGTATGAACGAAGAATTGGTAAGAAAAGCAGGGTCAGACTTTGTGATTGATTATACGAAGAATGATTTTACGAAAGGGGACAAAGTCTATGATGTTATTTTTGATGCTGTGGGCAAAAGCTCTTTCTCTGCATGTAAGCATATGCTCACGGACAAGGGAAAGTATCTAACTACTGCACCCAAGTTGTCTACCGTGATGCAAATGATGTGGACATCTCTGTTTAAAGGAAAACGAGCTGTTTTCGCCACAGCAGGACTTATGCAAAACAAAGCGAATTTGAAGTTCCTCATGGACCTCACTTGCAATGGGACACTGAATGCTGTGATCGATCGTCGGTATCCGCTCGAGCGTTTGCCAGATGCCCACAGATATGTTGAGACTGAACGTAAAAAAGGAAACGTGATTATTCAGATCTAA
- a CDS encoding copper amine oxidase N-terminal domain-containing protein, with protein sequence MLAISVMATLLSVSVTLGAAYASGIIKINLNGKQVSTDVAPQMVNNRVMVPISFVSKALGANVAWDSKTQTVSIKSNGILFENVWDETFTADGNNDSLGAFTFAHINNTVQTFMSGMDTGDRQLLEISTSKEMDIDKLSEQHYSMGPTMLSSQIIDMRTIKKNKPDQSPEYQVRVAIQTWLDSPTVDYWDLNVVMTPTVTNKEGFITTEGGKMEYVVKKKVLVKSTPVDSHRVFPGYTFK encoded by the coding sequence ATGCTAGCTATTTCGGTAATGGCCACATTATTATCTGTTTCCGTAACATTAGGTGCAGCTTATGCAAGTGGGATTATTAAAATCAATCTTAATGGGAAACAAGTATCTACGGATGTCGCACCTCAGATGGTCAATAATCGAGTTATGGTTCCCATTAGTTTTGTCTCCAAAGCACTTGGAGCAAATGTAGCATGGGATTCAAAGACGCAGACGGTATCCATTAAAAGTAATGGAATTCTTTTTGAGAATGTATGGGATGAAACGTTTACGGCAGATGGAAATAATGATAGTTTAGGAGCATTCACGTTCGCACATATTAATAATACAGTCCAAACCTTTATGTCAGGGATGGATACAGGTGATAGGCAGCTTCTCGAAATAAGCACTTCCAAGGAAATGGATATTGACAAACTTTCCGAACAACATTATTCAATGGGACCTACCATGTTATCCTCTCAAATCATCGATATGAGAACGATCAAGAAAAATAAACCAGACCAATCACCCGAGTATCAAGTTAGAGTCGCTATACAAACATGGCTAGACAGTCCGACAGTAGATTACTGGGATTTGAATGTAGTAATGACTCCGACTGTTACTAATAAAGAAGGTTTTATTACTACTGAAGGAGGAAAAATGGAATACGTTGTGAAAAAGAAAGTTTTAGTTAAATCTACCCCCGTAGATTCTCATAGGGTTTTTCCTGGATATACATTTAAATAG
- a CDS encoding S41 family peptidase translates to MKYSNIFDEVVSIMHQDYAGYDEKKGWDHPDYFKKKIEDLETSGIITPKRFTELVNEYLLSFKDRHMYFNLHNSEKVEVKTCGFTVRNYEDTLYVTETKEEDRFEKGTKIVSIDGESICSRRKLHHTMLRESHPEREEWDEILNKASYFEMMNENNELEKLELKLYKKTPRKSTYSIDLINKDTLLFTFSDFADTDKIVNLIEEHKDDLLKSKNVIVDVRNNRGGNSHASSSLLRYIFKKGEKPSSPLKVREFNCSDRNVELFLEQAEKVRSSTNNEETLKMIEYGENQFKTYRNQGFVAFDFSEYIADLENNFEGENNPEKVIILSDYYCASAAEEFVETSKESSKVTIVGRATMGLNDYSDIVCVQWDKQFSLCYPISRLQQKTEIDPIHGKGIQPHVYIKWTPKHIEKDIDLQQALKLIEKG, encoded by the coding sequence TTGAAGTACTCAAATATATTTGATGAAGTTGTTTCTATTATGCATCAGGATTATGCGGGTTATGATGAGAAAAAAGGATGGGATCATCCTGATTATTTCAAAAAGAAAATAGAGGATCTTGAAACAAGTGGAATTATTACGCCGAAGCGGTTTACTGAACTTGTGAATGAATACCTTCTTAGTTTCAAAGATCGTCATATGTACTTTAATTTACATAATTCAGAAAAGGTAGAAGTAAAAACTTGCGGTTTTACGGTAAGGAATTACGAAGACACTTTATATGTAACAGAGACGAAGGAAGAGGATCGATTTGAAAAAGGGACAAAAATTGTTTCTATCGATGGAGAATCCATTTGTTCGAGAAGAAAACTGCACCATACCATGCTTAGGGAATCTCATCCTGAGAGAGAAGAATGGGATGAAATCCTGAATAAAGCTTCGTATTTTGAGATGATGAACGAGAATAATGAGTTAGAAAAACTGGAATTAAAACTCTACAAAAAAACTCCTAGAAAATCAACGTATTCTATTGATCTTATTAACAAAGACACCTTACTATTCACCTTTTCTGATTTTGCAGATACCGATAAAATAGTGAATTTAATAGAAGAACATAAAGATGACCTGCTTAAAAGTAAAAATGTGATTGTTGATGTTCGGAATAATAGGGGAGGGAATTCCCATGCTTCTTCTTCTCTACTTAGATATATCTTTAAAAAAGGAGAGAAGCCAAGTTCTCCTCTTAAAGTCCGAGAATTTAATTGTTCTGACCGAAATGTGGAACTCTTTTTAGAGCAGGCCGAAAAAGTTCGAAGTTCAACAAATAATGAAGAAACTCTGAAAATGATAGAGTACGGTGAAAACCAATTTAAAACATATCGGAATCAAGGATTTGTTGCTTTTGATTTTTCGGAATATATTGCAGATTTAGAAAACAATTTCGAGGGGGAAAACAACCCAGAAAAAGTAATCATTTTATCTGACTATTACTGTGCAAGTGCGGCAGAAGAATTTGTTGAAACGAGTAAAGAATCATCCAAAGTAACGATAGTAGGACGTGCTACCATGGGATTAAACGATTATAGTGACATCGTGTGTGTCCAGTGGGACAAGCAGTTCTCCCTATGTTATCCAATATCAAGACTTCAGCAGAAAACAGAAATAGACCCCATACATGGAAAGGGAATTCAGCCTCATGTATATATCAAATGGACACCTAAACATATTGAAAAAGATATAGATCTCCAGCAAGCATTGAAATTAATAGAGAAGGGTTAA
- a CDS encoding ABC-F family ATP-binding cassette domain-containing protein, producing the protein MIKVDNLSFSFPQKELYKNISFTLEEAQHCAFIGTSGSGKSTLIDILMDPERYLFEGKLEIDPTCSIGYVSQFSQVDQTEETTVFEYIGEEFIKIQNEITSICTEMETSLDIEPLLEKYQAALDAFDSMDGDNFESNINKKLNLANLMKLKDLRVSDISGGEFKLIQVMKEMLSSPDLMIMDEPDVFLDFENLNALKNLINSHKGMLLVVTHNRYLLNHCFNKIIHLEDLEIQEFDGRYIEYNFSLLQTKIELQEIAVAEQEEINRYDNIIDNLRAIATINSEASRGRALKARVRFQERLEARRIKAPFVDIKQPNIRFDTDHEMEDTTVVNVRNYRVAFDELLLDNVSFEIKSTDKVAIIGPNGTGKTTLLREIFKNRHDSIEINRDVTAAYLSQVQGEMLTDSNTILDEFIDAGFSTYDEIRSYIANYGFEGEILTQKIGSLSGGEKNLLQLAKVSATKANVLLLDEPTSHLDTYTQIALENAIQDYKGAILMISHDFYSVVNGMDYVLIIEDKTISKMSMQEFRQMIYTSHFNKDYLEMEQKKKSIEMKIELALKDTNFELAKVLVDELEELIKLL; encoded by the coding sequence ATGATAAAAGTTGATAACTTATCCTTCTCATTCCCCCAGAAAGAACTGTATAAAAACATCTCATTTACGCTTGAAGAGGCACAACATTGTGCATTTATAGGAACCAGCGGCAGTGGAAAAAGTACGCTGATCGATATACTGATGGATCCGGAACGATATTTATTTGAGGGCAAGCTAGAGATCGATCCCACATGCAGCATTGGGTATGTAAGTCAGTTCTCACAAGTAGACCAAACGGAAGAAACGACCGTTTTTGAATATATAGGAGAAGAATTTATTAAGATACAAAATGAAATAACTTCTATATGTACCGAAATGGAAACATCACTAGATATTGAACCGTTACTTGAAAAGTATCAAGCGGCCTTAGATGCATTTGATTCTATGGACGGGGATAATTTTGAAAGCAATATTAATAAAAAATTGAATCTAGCAAATCTAATGAAGCTAAAAGACCTAAGGGTGTCTGACATAAGCGGCGGGGAATTCAAACTGATTCAAGTGATGAAGGAAATGCTGAGTAGTCCAGATTTAATGATAATGGACGAACCTGATGTATTTTTAGATTTTGAAAACCTAAATGCGCTTAAAAATTTGATTAATTCCCACAAGGGTATGCTGCTTGTTGTAACACACAACCGGTATCTATTGAATCATTGTTTCAACAAAATCATTCACCTTGAAGATTTGGAGATCCAAGAGTTTGATGGACGATATATTGAGTATAATTTCTCTTTACTTCAGACAAAAATAGAACTGCAAGAAATCGCCGTTGCTGAACAAGAAGAAATTAATAGGTACGATAACATCATTGATAATCTTAGAGCGATCGCAACTATTAATTCAGAAGCATCTAGAGGGAGAGCGTTAAAAGCGAGAGTTCGGTTCCAAGAGAGATTGGAAGCTCGTAGAATTAAAGCACCCTTTGTTGATATTAAGCAGCCGAATATTCGTTTCGATACGGATCATGAGATGGAAGACACTACGGTTGTAAATGTCAGAAATTATCGTGTTGCATTCGATGAGCTATTGTTAGACAATGTTAGCTTTGAGATTAAATCTACAGATAAAGTAGCTATTATCGGTCCAAACGGTACTGGGAAAACGACGTTACTCCGAGAAATCTTTAAGAATCGTCATGATTCCATTGAAATTAATAGGGATGTTACCGCGGCTTATTTATCTCAGGTTCAAGGCGAGATGTTAACGGATTCGAATACCATACTAGATGAGTTCATCGATGCTGGGTTTAGCACTTATGATGAGATTAGATCGTATATTGCAAACTATGGCTTTGAAGGAGAAATCCTTACGCAAAAGATTGGATCATTATCTGGTGGAGAAAAAAACTTGCTTCAATTAGCTAAAGTTTCTGCCACGAAAGCAAACGTCTTACTTCTTGATGAACCGACAAGCCATTTAGACACCTATACACAAATCGCACTAGAGAATGCCATCCAAGACTACAAAGGTGCGATCCTTATGATTTCTCATGATTTCTATTCTGTTGTAAACGGGATGGACTACGTTCTAATCATTGAAGATAAGACGATTAGTAAAATGAGTATGCAAGAATTTAGACAGATGATTTATACGAGTCATTTTAATAAAGACTATCTAGAAATGGAACAAAAGAAAAAATCGATTGAAATGAAAATAGAATTGGCTTTAAAAGATACTAATTTTGAATTAGCAAAAGTATTAGTAGATGAGTTAGAAGAGCTAATTAAACTGCTATAA
- a CDS encoding serine hydrolase domain-containing protein — translation MKNIHNLVSDYTKDKKHVQLVIGMIREGDVEYYSFCNSKKKNTIPPEHRLFEIGSITKVFTSILLLEMEREKLLSSDDIVGKYVPNANNDYLNKITLKNLATHTSGLPVLATNHILSKNRSNPYLTYTEEDLTAFLSTADFTENIGSFGYSNIGAAILGNILCKVSGHTYDELLKKYITSPLKMNETAVMLDSEQNGRFLNGHASSGKRVPHWDDLSIHEGAGGIKSSVSDLSLFVQANLNGDNLVASTLQKSHLPISIGNSNRYFGWAEDKLLDQGILWHNGATAGFNSYLAFSKEHRAGVVLLSNYSFFSNSLIDYYISQLMKWITKKEPSQGTMIDSTGKKILEAIISSKTHENDREFHSIGKR, via the coding sequence ATGAAGAATATACATAACTTAGTTTCAGATTACACGAAAGATAAGAAACATGTACAACTTGTTATCGGGATGATCAGGGAGGGAGATGTAGAATATTACTCGTTCTGTAACAGTAAAAAGAAAAATACGATCCCCCCTGAACATAGGTTGTTTGAAATCGGCTCCATAACCAAAGTTTTTACATCCATACTCTTATTAGAAATGGAACGGGAAAAACTTCTTTCCTCGGATGACATCGTTGGTAAGTACGTGCCAAATGCCAACAATGATTATCTAAATAAGATTACTTTGAAAAACCTTGCTACTCATACCTCAGGATTACCTGTGTTAGCAACAAACCACATTTTATCTAAAAACAGATCAAATCCTTATTTAACGTATACCGAGGAAGATTTAACTGCTTTTTTATCTACTGCAGACTTCACCGAAAACATCGGTTCATTTGGATATTCCAATATCGGTGCGGCTATACTTGGAAACATTCTATGTAAGGTGTCAGGTCATACGTATGATGAACTGTTGAAAAAATACATAACAAGTCCATTAAAGATGAACGAGACAGCCGTTATGCTTGATTCAGAACAAAATGGCAGGTTTTTAAATGGACATGCTTCAAGTGGGAAAAGAGTCCCTCATTGGGATGATCTTTCTATACATGAGGGAGCTGGGGGGATTAAGTCATCTGTTAGCGATTTAAGTTTATTTGTTCAAGCTAATCTAAATGGGGATAACCTGGTAGCCTCTACACTACAAAAAAGTCATCTCCCTATATCGATTGGAAATTCAAACCGTTATTTTGGCTGGGCTGAGGATAAACTTCTAGATCAAGGTATTCTCTGGCATAACGGGGCTACCGCTGGTTTTAATAGTTATCTAGCTTTCAGTAAGGAACACCGTGCAGGAGTTGTATTACTATCCAATTATTCGTTTTTCTCGAATTCTCTTATCGATTATTATATCTCTCAACTAATGAAATGGATTACTAAAAAAGAGCCTTCTCAAGGAACGATGATAGACTCTACAGGCAAAAAAATACTTGAAGCAATCATAAGTAGTAAAACTCATGAAAATGACAGAGAGTTTCATAGCATCGGTAAGCGTTAA
- a CDS encoding sucrose-specific PTS transporter subunit IIBC, whose amino-acid sequence MSENREIAKQVIEATGGKENIASFAHCATRLRIMVHDKELIDQARVENIDKVKGAFFNAGQFQIIFGTGTVNRIFDEVEQLGIKGTTKEEVKKQGKKEGNVFQRAIRTFGDVFVPIIPVLVATGLFMGLRGLLTQEQVLALFGITAADISPNFLLFTEILTDTAFAFLPALVAWSAFRVFGGSPVLGIVLGLMLVNPALPNAYNVANGSEEALYMFGFIPIVGYQGSVLPAFFVGFLGAKFEKFLRKRVPESIDLIVTPFITLLVIITLGLFAIGPVFHTVEDWVLHGTMFLLDLPLGISGLIIGFFNQIIVVTGVHHIFNFLEIQLLEKTGSNPFNAIVTCSMAAQGAACLAVGLKTKNAKLKALALPSSFSSFLGISEPAIFGVNLRYMKPFVMALIGGAVGGFMASLFGLAGTGMAITVIPGTLLYLNNQLFLYILCNVVAMAIAFILTYLFGYKDDKIEAISEGVQNNEPVQKATKTSSVTASNVSSTSNAPIRSENKAQKKEDGYTLRFPSPITGKTIPLESVPDPAFAEKHMGEGYAIEPTEGKVYAPFDGVVAHLMNKSKHALILEHESGVQLLIHVGIDTVSLKGSGFTAHVQTGDTIKEGQLLLEFDMVRISEAGLSTITPVLIPAGIEEVAAMNVNTDTQMTANKDEIMVVQMSSKVN is encoded by the coding sequence ATGTCTGAGAATCGTGAAATAGCGAAACAGGTAATCGAGGCCACTGGCGGTAAGGAGAATATTGCTTCATTTGCCCATTGTGCTACTCGTTTGCGTATAATGGTCCACGATAAGGAGCTTATCGATCAAGCGCGTGTGGAAAACATCGATAAGGTAAAAGGGGCATTCTTTAACGCAGGACAATTTCAAATCATTTTTGGAACCGGTACCGTTAATCGGATCTTCGATGAGGTTGAACAGCTTGGAATTAAAGGTACGACGAAAGAAGAAGTGAAGAAGCAAGGGAAGAAAGAAGGAAACGTATTTCAAAGAGCCATAAGAACATTTGGCGATGTTTTCGTCCCGATTATTCCTGTACTCGTGGCAACCGGTTTATTTATGGGTTTACGCGGGCTGCTTACTCAAGAGCAAGTTCTGGCGCTGTTTGGAATAACGGCTGCAGATATCTCCCCAAATTTCTTGCTTTTTACTGAGATACTGACAGATACCGCATTTGCCTTTTTACCCGCGCTTGTAGCCTGGTCTGCGTTCCGTGTATTTGGCGGAAGTCCGGTACTTGGGATCGTACTTGGTCTGATGCTAGTAAATCCGGCACTTCCGAATGCCTACAATGTTGCTAATGGATCTGAAGAGGCGCTTTACATGTTCGGATTCATTCCGATCGTGGGATATCAGGGGTCTGTTCTTCCTGCATTCTTTGTAGGCTTTCTTGGAGCTAAATTCGAGAAATTCTTACGAAAACGGGTGCCCGAATCCATTGATCTCATTGTAACCCCGTTTATTACACTGCTTGTCATCATCACGCTTGGATTGTTTGCCATCGGACCTGTGTTCCATACGGTCGAAGATTGGGTCTTGCACGGAACCATGTTCTTATTAGATCTTCCTTTAGGAATATCTGGTCTCATTATCGGTTTCTTCAATCAAATCATCGTAGTAACCGGTGTCCATCATATATTCAATTTTTTAGAAATCCAGCTGCTGGAGAAGACCGGTTCGAATCCATTTAACGCGATTGTTACTTGTTCTATGGCCGCTCAGGGTGCCGCATGTCTTGCAGTCGGATTAAAAACAAAGAATGCAAAGCTAAAAGCACTTGCACTTCCTTCATCGTTCTCATCTTTTCTCGGCATATCGGAACCCGCAATCTTTGGTGTGAATTTACGATATATGAAGCCATTTGTTATGGCACTGATCGGCGGAGCTGTAGGCGGTTTTATGGCATCCCTATTCGGTTTAGCAGGAACAGGGATGGCGATCACCGTAATTCCCGGAACGCTGCTTTATTTAAACAATCAGCTGTTTCTGTACATTTTATGTAACGTTGTTGCGATGGCCATTGCTTTCATATTAACCTATCTGTTCGGTTACAAAGATGACAAGATCGAGGCAATCTCGGAAGGCGTGCAAAACAACGAACCGGTTCAGAAAGCAACAAAGACTAGTAGTGTTACTGCATCAAATGTATCAAGTACATCAAATGCACCGATTAGATCTGAAAACAAGGCTCAGAAAAAAGAAGATGGATACACTCTAAGATTCCCATCCCCTATTACTGGGAAGACAATACCGCTTGAATCTGTCCCAGACCCAGCTTTTGCTGAGAAACATATGGGAGAGGGATACGCTATTGAGCCTACGGAAGGTAAAGTATATGCTCCTTTTGACGGCGTTGTTGCACATCTGATGAATAAAAGTAAACATGCACTAATATTGGAACACGAGAGTGGTGTACAGCTCTTGATTCATGTAGGGATCGATACGGTTTCACTTAAAGGATCGGGATTTACAGCTCATGTACAGACGGGTGATACCATAAAAGAAGGACAATTACTGCTTGAATTCGATATGGTTCGCATCTCAGAAGCTGGTCTATCTACGATTACTCCAGTGCTCATTCCTGCGGGGATAGAAGAGGTTGCCGCTATGAATGTGAATACAGACACGCAGATGACTGCGAATAAGGATGAAATTATGGTTGTCCAAATGAGTTCAAAGGTAAATTAG
- a CDS encoding glycoside hydrolase family 32 protein, translating to MEITREEKYRKLEQAYPGEVESLTALVGKSPWRQLFHIQPPTGLLNDPNGFTFFQGEYHLFYQWFPLGTYHGMKYWYHTKSMDLAHWENVGIGIEPGGPYDSHGAYSGSGIVKDDKLYLMYTGNSRDENWVRHSYQNLAVMDTEGEIIKRSSPVIDSVPDGYTEHFRDPKVWESEGSYYCLIGAQRTNVTGCAVMYRSPNLIDWTFEGEMVTKLDHFGYMWECPDYFEMDDQGVFLFSPQGLSPEEDAFNNIYQSGYLIGEKLDVSTRLFDHGPFQELDRGFDFYAQQTTKAPDGRRILVGWMGIPESNYPTDNQGWANCLTLPRELILKEDKIIQRPVRELEQLRKEQSEVKSLLRDETRTFPNFTGTTYELICEFTNENAQQFGVEFRAGENEKTVLCYDHLNKKVILDRSMSGEPIESAYGNVRRCRLEADKVKFQLFVDTSSVEVFVNDGEEVFTSRIFPSEDSTEIRFFSSGGVVSLEASLWRI from the coding sequence ATGGAAATAACAAGAGAAGAAAAATACAGAAAGCTTGAACAAGCTTATCCCGGAGAAGTAGAGAGCCTTACTGCTCTTGTTGGAAAGTCACCCTGGAGACAGTTGTTTCATATTCAGCCGCCTACGGGTCTTCTTAATGATCCCAATGGTTTTACCTTCTTTCAGGGAGAATATCACTTGTTCTATCAGTGGTTTCCGCTCGGAACCTATCATGGGATGAAGTATTGGTATCATACTAAATCGATGGATTTAGCCCACTGGGAGAATGTCGGTATCGGAATAGAACCTGGTGGACCCTACGATTCACATGGTGCATATTCCGGCAGCGGTATTGTGAAAGATGACAAGCTCTATCTTATGTATACTGGGAACTCTCGTGATGAGAATTGGGTAAGACATTCATATCAAAATTTAGCTGTTATGGATACAGAGGGGGAAATTATTAAAAGAAGCAGTCCTGTCATTGATTCGGTACCAGACGGATACACCGAGCATTTCAGAGACCCGAAGGTGTGGGAAAGTGAGGGCTCATATTATTGTTTAATCGGTGCTCAGCGAACAAACGTGACGGGATGCGCAGTAATGTATCGTTCTCCTAATTTAATTGACTGGACATTTGAAGGAGAGATGGTTACAAAATTAGATCATTTCGGGTATATGTGGGAGTGTCCCGATTATTTTGAAATGGACGATCAGGGCGTATTCTTATTTTCACCTCAAGGTCTTAGTCCTGAGGAGGATGCTTTCAATAATATTTATCAATCGGGTTACCTCATTGGAGAGAAGCTTGATGTGTCAACCAGACTGTTCGACCATGGTCCATTTCAAGAACTGGACCGAGGCTTTGATTTTTACGCACAACAGACAACCAAAGCGCCGGATGGCCGCCGGATTCTAGTTGGATGGATGGGAATCCCTGAATCAAATTACCCAACAGACAATCAGGGCTGGGCGAATTGCTTAACTCTGCCAAGGGAATTGATCCTTAAAGAAGACAAAATTATTCAGCGACCGGTCCGTGAATTAGAACAGCTGCGTAAAGAACAGTCAGAGGTTAAGAGCTTACTTAGAGATGAAACTAGAACATTCCCGAATTTTACTGGCACGACTTATGAACTCATCTGTGAATTTACGAATGAGAATGCACAGCAGTTTGGCGTGGAGTTCCGAGCAGGAGAAAATGAAAAAACGGTGCTATGTTATGATCATCTGAACAAGAAAGTGATACTGGATCGCTCCATGTCCGGTGAGCCTATTGAGTCTGCCTACGGAAATGTACGGCGCTGCCGATTAGAAGCGGACAAGGTCAAATTCCAACTGTTCGTAGATACCTCCTCTGTTGAAGTCTTTGTTAACGATGGAGAGGAAGTTTTCACGAGTCGAATTTTTCCTAGCGAGGACAGTACGGAAATTCGCTTTTTCTCAAGCGGAGGAGTCGTTTCACTGGAAGCATCGCTTTGGAGAATTTAA
- a CDS encoding LacI family DNA-binding transcriptional regulator — MNKTISDIASIAGVAKSTVSRYLNGGSVSENTRRKIEHVIKEHHYVPNTFAQSLKARKTNIIGTVVPRLDSFASSQTLIGIDEELRNVNYHMLISNTSQDFEREIEAIYNFARQKVSGIILLAAQVKEEHLTAIKECVVPVLLVGQQHPDLHSLIHDDYKAGYMMGRHILEKGHRRIAYLGVTEKDISVGVRRKEGFKKSLEGSSCYVQYYETGFKMTDAMVTTAHILDEYDPSIIVCATDNIALGVMKAASVKQIDIPRDLSVTGFGGYDVTEIVHPALTTVQFQYKEAGKRAAQNIVRLVREEEIEDVTMMDFVLHDRESVDKQ, encoded by the coding sequence ATGAACAAAACCATTTCAGATATAGCCTCGATTGCTGGCGTAGCGAAGAGTACAGTATCACGTTATTTGAACGGGGGTTCTGTAAGCGAGAACACTCGCAGAAAAATTGAACACGTCATTAAGGAGCATCATTATGTTCCGAATACCTTTGCCCAAAGCTTGAAGGCCAGAAAGACAAATATTATTGGAACGGTCGTGCCAAGATTGGACTCCTTTGCTTCCTCGCAAACACTAATAGGCATCGATGAGGAATTGCGAAACGTTAACTATCATATGCTCATCTCTAATACGAGTCAGGATTTTGAGAGAGAAATTGAGGCAATCTACAATTTTGCAAGGCAGAAGGTATCCGGAATCATTTTGCTTGCAGCCCAGGTGAAGGAAGAACATCTGACAGCGATTAAAGAGTGCGTAGTTCCCGTACTGCTTGTTGGCCAGCAGCATCCTGACCTTCACAGTTTGATACATGATGATTACAAAGCAGGTTATATGATGGGGCGTCATATTCTTGAAAAAGGACACCGCAGAATTGCATACTTAGGGGTGACCGAAAAAGATATTTCCGTTGGCGTCCGAAGAAAAGAAGGATTTAAAAAAAGCTTAGAAGGCAGTTCTTGTTATGTGCAGTACTATGAAACTGGCTTTAAAATGACAGATGCGATGGTAACCACTGCTCATATTTTAGACGAATATGATCCTTCCATTATTGTTTGTGCTACGGATAACATTGCGCTTGGCGTTATGAAAGCTGCGAGTGTAAAACAGATCGATATCCCTCGGGATTTATCCGTCACAGGATTCGGGGGCTATGATGTCACAGAGATCGTTCATCCCGCCTTAACTACAGTACAATTCCAATATAAAGAGGCAGGAAAGCGCGCTGCCCAGAATATTGTAAGACTGGTGCGAGAGGAAGAAATTGAGGATGTTACGATGATGGATTTTGTATTACATGATCGAGAGAGCGTTGACAAACAATAA